The following DNA comes from Labrus mixtus chromosome 8, fLabMix1.1, whole genome shotgun sequence.
TGCACACAGTCGTTAAAGGTAATTTATCGTTCAGGTAGAATGCATTACACTTATTTGTAGGCTACATATAAACCGTAACACAGTGTGTTAGGATCCTTAGAATAGTGTCACAATTGGACTGTATGTGAGGTGAAATCAGTCATGCACAAGAATTTAATTGGATGAGAAGTAGGAGGAATAAGTGGttcagtgtatttgtgtgtgtgtgtgtgtgtgtgtgtgtgtgtgtgtgtgtgtgtgtgtgtgtgtgtgtgtgtgtgtgtgtgtgtgtgtgtgtgtgtgtgtgcgtgtgcgcacGCATTTGTTCCAGTATTACCAGTATGGAGGGACAGGCAATCTCCACTCTGTGTACCCCGGCTCTGGTGGTGGACTTGGACAAAGTTAAGAAAAATGCCCAGAGAATGATTGAACGCTGTCAGAAGATGGGGGTCCAGCTTCGGCCTCACATGAAGACCCACAAAACCCtgtatggacacacacacacacacacacacacacacacacacacacacacacacacacacacacacacacacacacacacacacacacacacacacacacgtacataaaATGAATTCATACATGTCAGTTGTTTATAGGGGATACTGAAaaggctgtgtttgtgtatgtatctgtgttCCTGTTTAGTGAGTGTGCTGACATAATGACAGGTGGATCACGGCGATGCATCGTTGTTTCCACACTGGCAGAGGCCTGTTTCTACGCTGACCACGGATTTGACGACATCCTCTATGCATACTGTCTTCCCTTTGATAAGGTTCTCCGTTTACACACTTAATTGTCTCAGTCTGTCTTTGCAAGTTTTGATCATTTTGtccagaaatacagaaaaaagtgACTAAATTAAGTAAACTCAAGAAATGTACCCTAAATTTACCTTAATTTTTGAGTGTTGACACATTTGTCCTTTTCCATTTAAcacatcacattaaaaaaaactttgtacaTAATGAAATGAAGAATTCATTTTCATCTTGATCATGGTAAACCATTCTTCATTCCACTTAGCTGCCTTAGCATCCTGACTCTGCACATGCTGTCTCACTGTGAGGAGAGCCATCATTCATGATATAAATAGAcctatgttttgtttatttgttcacactacaaaaagttaaaataaatacaaatattttagaTGTTATTAAGAAGCTGCTCACATCGTTTAATATCTAAATAATGTTTAGGTTGTGAAACAGCTCCatgaaaataaactgaaaaacaaatgcTCCAATACCACatgaataaatcaacattttactTTGATTGGAGTCACAGTTTacacttatttgttttttttactaatagTAAACTAATGTATGGaaatttgtttatttcacacTCTGTTGCCAGTCTGTACCAGAAGCATTTAGTGTGAATGTTGGAAAATGTGTACCTTTTTAtttgcgtgcgtgcgtgcgtgcgtgtacAGGTGGAGCGCTGTGCTCTCCTGTCAGAGCGGTTGGACCTCTTCCAGGTTCTGCTGGATCATCCTGATGCTctgcagcagctcaagaaaagaCCTCTGAAAGACGGTCGACTGTGGCACGTCTGGCTGAAAATCGACTGTGGCAACGGGAGAGGTAAACACAGAGAAAGCAGCTGCTCTATGGAGGTAAAGTGCACATGTGATCCTCTGATTACTCTCCCTGTAGCTGGTGTCCTGCACTCAGAGCCTGAGGCACTCAGATTGGCTCAGGCCATAGCTGGGATGGAGGGGGTGGAGCTAACAGGAGTTTACGCTCACTGTGGGAACTCATACAACTGCAGAGGGGTGGAGCAAATACAGGCTGTCGCCCAGGAAACAACCACCTTGACTCTTCAGTTCATGGAAAAGTAAGacaaaaattaaattaacaaaaagacacaatggAAGCTAATCATCTCATATGTAACCTTTTGTAGGAAGTGGTTAATATACATGCAACATTCTATGAATTCATTCAATTTCACTAGTTCACTATGGCCAGATGTGTGACAGTGTATCAAGAGTTTTTAGGGAGGTCTTAATGTTTTCCATCCTGACAGGTTCAGCTTTCattcacaaaagaagaaaattgttACAGTGGAGAAAGAACTTTATACATCGCCCACCTCGAAAGAGTCACTTTGTGATAACACTGATTCTTAAAAAAAGTCTCTgtcaaccttttctttttctgtctttcgtATCTAATGAGCAGCTGTTATcatcatttgatttaattaGATTTTAAACATTAGATCCAGACCTAAAATACACACTCAGCCAAATATGGGTCCGTTACGATATATGGGGCTACAGTATATTGGTATTGGtgtctgtaaatatgttttctgaaatatgccaatatataaacattttaaacaggggatttttcttcttcttctgggttTGTTCCCCTGCAGACTGAAGGCCTTTGGCATCATCTGTAAATCCAGCATTGGCTCCACTCCCTCCTGTAGTCACCCAGTCAAAGACATGGAGCAGCTCAGCGAAGTGCATCCTGGAAACTACGTCTtctatggtgtgtgtgtgtgtgtgtgtactagtTTGTTTTTGGTATTAGAGTTTCAATCAgcataataagaaaaaaaggtgaCGATGTCTCTGATGTGTTGTAGACACGCAGCAGTCTGTGATTGGCTCATGCAGTCTTGGGGATGTGGCTGTGAGGGTCCTGACTAGAGTCATTGGACACTGTCCTCACAGGAACCAGCTCCTCATCGACTGTGGATGGACTGGAATCAGGTACTATCTTTATCAGGAATGTATTTGCAGACTGGACAATTTCTTTTTAAGGCAagggcaaggcaagtttatttctatagcacatttcagcatcaAGCCAATTCAGTGTGCTCCACACAAGACATTAAAAGCATCATGATGAAGGGAAAAAGAGACATTCAaatagaatatttaaaaattactaaaacaaaccatcaacaatcacagagaagactAAAGAtgagaatgtttttaaaaagatccaaaagaaataaagaaatttGACATTGAGCAAAACTAAGAGATTCAagtaacaaataaatgaatgcccTTGAATTTGAAATACAGTGATGGTATCTACTCTGCGAGTCTTTCAATGTTATAGAGTTCTGAAGTCTCCGACTACAGAGTCTTATCTTCCTGACGgacacagattcacctgctgCTCGTCCATAATTTAAATGGGTACTGTTAAATAATCCACCCAAGAAAGTTAAGATTTCAGGCTGACGTGATCCTGGATGATGTGAAGACTACTGAAACTATGTGAGGAGGCAGAGTTTATATGCAAgaatgaaaggagccacaggtcagattcgaacctgggcaGCCTGTGTGCCAGACCCAACAAGAAGGGTGGTGGTGTTGCTGCTATCTTTTCTGATATCTTAACATGTAAATCTGTTCTTTTTGGTTCCTACTCCACTTTTGAGTATTTAGCTCTGGAAATAAGATCTGTCTATCCCAGTCTAGTGGTCACTATCTACTGCCCTCCAAGGCTATAAAAGGGATTTATATCTGAATTTGGTGAGCTGTTATCAAAAATGACTGTTGAGTATGACTCCATCCTTATTTCAGGGGATTTTAACATCCATATAGATAACACCACAAACAATTTTGCTAATCATTTCACCGACTTGTTATCATCTTTTGAGTTTACTCAAAATATGTCAATAGGTGCTCCATTTGTACAGACATCTTGCAGGTTTACTGCTATATACTTTGATTCTGATAGGCTTACCTGGTCACATTCTGATCTAAATCTGTCTTCCTTATCGTTGTGTGAATATCCTAAATCATGGACGACATTGCGCCTATAAAAACCAAACGTATTTCTGGTAAAACAAAATCACCTTGGATGAATGTGGAAAGAGCGCGGGCACTAAAGAGAGCCTGCCACAAGTCTGAACGTAAGTGACGCAAAAACAAATTGCATGTTAATTATAATATCTATAAGGACCTGCTCAGTAAATATAacgatgaaatgaaaaaatctAGACAGCATTACTTCTCCCAAATTATCTCAGAAAATCTGAATCTCTCCAAAGTTCTGTTTAATACAATCGACAAACTGATTATCCCTCCTTGACAAATCCCTACTGAGCTCCAATCTTTAGAGAATTGTAAtgaattcattcaaaatttcatttattagaaataatattgtggctccctctgctggtgggTGTGGCCCCTCTTCCTTAACTCAGTCACATGCTGCCAACACTCTTTCCAACTTCACCCCTATTCAACTTACTGAATTACAAGATGTGGTAAAGCTGCTAAGCTGCATGCTGCAACATGTGCGCTTGACCCAATGCCTActaaactgtttaaaaatgttttcaactgCCTGTTAGACGATGTCTTTCGTATTGCCAAATTTCAATGTCACTGTGACATTTGACCTCATAATGACCTTTAAAcagaatggaaaagaaaatacttaatTGTCTCCTTTTCTGCAAAAGgtagaaatgtgtctttgactTGTGTGAGCAAGaatatgcctttttttttgctcttgttttcatatttctttcattctgtttcctcctctcattaCTCTCAGTCTAGACGGAGCTGGAAAACTTCCCACTGGATATGCCATGATTGAAGGACATCCGAACCTAAAGTAATGCTGTATTCTCTTCTCTCTGGTCCTATTACTAAATTTAAGTGTGACTAAAGCTCTGATACAGTATATTTCTGTCCAGGTTGTTGTCTATGACTCAAGAGCATGGGAGAGTGGAGCCCATCTCAGGACCGCTGGACTACAGCAAATATCCTCTGGGCTCAATGCTCATGCTGATCCCCTACCACGTATGTACAGTCCTGTGTGAAGTGAAGAGTCATACATTGTCAGTGCTATTGTTACACACTAATCTTGTTTTACCCCCTCTTTCTGCTACCAGTCGTGTGCTTCTGCCGTGATGCACCCTGTATACCATGTGCACTCTGAAGGCCGCCTGCTGGGGAAGTGGACACCTACACGTGGGTGGTGAACAGCCGGCCAACCATATACTTGTACAGAAACTTCAGCTTAATGATCACCAGGTCTTTTTATAACTGCACCATAATCATTTAATATCATTGAAAATTAACCACTCATTTCCTCTGTGCTGCAAAAAACACGGattagtaaaaaataataatagaaatgtatcactttgttttacttttgataGAACTACTCCCAAAATGTGAAATcatgtgaaaagaaaagtaaacagAAATGTACGCCTGTATTATTCTAAATGgctaaataaatgaaagctTTTGTTCAATGTTGTATGCTCATTATTTCATCAAAGTTACCGTGCTAATTTTTAATCAGTCAGTAAATGGTGTAACATGTCAATGGGAACCTACTCTCAGCCAGTTGTTTGTATGTGACAGCGTTCTGATAAATCAATATGatacaaattgttttttatttctgcattaaACGACAAaaagtacatgttttttttaagtctcttaaagtttaaaaaatattgctCACAATATGTAACTGTCAagtcaaacacattttatttttgaaagggTTTAAACAGATTAATAAAAGGAACAATTTCACAAGTGGAATTAAAAAAGATGTCTGAAGAAAAGACTAAAAGAATGTCAATAAgattataaaatattaaacattataAGTGTAATTCATAGTTCTTCATCTGCTTATTCTTCTAATTAAATGTGTGGTTTGTCTTTATTATCAATAAGCATAATAACGCCTGTTAtctataataaaacattaaaatcagcAGTACACGGGTTTATGATTTGGGCAATTTTGCGAAATGCATCATGGGTAATGATGTTCTACACGAGCTGACGTTCTGATTGGTTACCGCACGACCTTTCACTTGTCACGTGGTTTAAAACTTCAGGAGGATGGCGCGGAAAGTTGTCACACCACCACACCGTGCAGCTCGGTCTGTGaaagttgtgtttacattttaaaccgGGTGTTACTGACATTCCCAGGTAAGatattatatacatatatatacatatatatacatatatatatatatatatatatactgtagatACATGTCGAtacttttaacttttattttcgACATTCAGAGTGTAGAGGCTGTTTATTGTTACTACTATGTAGAATAACCTTATATCAAATACAACTGTACAATCATTACGTATTTTAACACATAACCATGGCTGAATGAGTAAATTAGAAGTATCAGTAAGTGGTCGACTATATAAGTAAACGAggataaatgtgtattttcttttaggGCACCTCGGAGTATCGTTTTAGTTAGCTCCTGTCTCACTGGGTGTTGCATTTCTTTTACAGTAGTCATGAGTGTTTTGGAGGTGAAGTTCATCGGTGATGGAGATGCTCTGGAGCACATCGTGGACAAACAGGAAGGTATGGAAAACTCAGTCATGCTTGGGTGGTTGTAGTTATTCGCAGGTGTTTAACCAGCTCACCTGTGTGTCGCTGTATTTAACTTAAAGGTGTGCAGAGCAGCAGTGGAGCTGTTCAGAAGATGGTGAAGTTTAAGAGCCCCGCAGGACGAaggggcagagaggaggaggaagatcaCGATGGAGATGAAAACGGACTCCTTGATGAGCAGAACTACATCCAAGCTCTGGGAACAGACAATGCAGAgggtaagaaaagtgaaaacttaaaataagctgcaacCATTGCTCCCTGTCTTGctgtgtccttgtgtttctaaAGGTATGTAAAACCTTTCATGCAGCCTAGTGCTAAATAATGCAAAATGATACCATAGGTGCAGATTAGCACACTTACTGGTAGTTGAATAAATTCACACAGCTAAAACAATGCAAAATATCCTGTGAGCATTAAGTTCATGAAGTTTGTTCTAGTTTGATTTGCTTGAGAGAGGTATTGATTATTGATCCTGTCAAACATATTGCTCACTTAATATTATTATCAGTCAGTATGATCACATCACAGATAtatggtgtgtgtatgtaacaCAATTACTGAAAACTGATTATATTTGCCGATCATGGTTTGTGTATCACCACAAAGCTGTTAAGGAGTCTCAGAATACAAATCTCTTGGTTTCTGGTTAGATCACAAACTCACATTCAAATTACACATATATACTCTGGGCAGCAAGTTAAGACAAACAATAGGTTCCCTCTACCGAAACAAAACTAACTTCCTAATGCTTAGAAGAAAAGGGATCATTGAGGCCATGTTTTTAACGGTTCTGGATTGTCGTGACGTTGACTATCGGAACACCTCCGTCCCCATACTTTCTTCCCTTGATGCCATTTTTCACTCTGCCCTCAGTTTCATTACAGGATAGTTACTCCACACATAGGGTTAGGGTACGCAAATCTAACTGTAAGACGTgacatacatttacatttttttataaagtctTAATTGGCAAAATGTTGCCATATATTACTTCATTACTAAACCGGTGTCATAGTCAACACATTGTAGTAACTGGCTGGAGCTTGAAGTCCCACGGGCGAACACTTCATTTTGTAAAACTGCTTTTAGCTTCTCTGAATGTCTGTTGCAAAGTGTGTCCATGTGAATGCAGCAAACGTCTTACACTTGTTCCTATGAGTCGGtttcaaactttgattttaCACTCCTCTGACTTTGATTGgaactgtttttaattgttttgttgtttgtatttattcagtttCGTTTTACACTCTGCATCATTGATTCTTTGAGATTTGATTCCAGAGATCAGATCATGTAGAAAACTGTGCTTatagtttgtccagcagaatGTGCTCTAACGTTTTAGTTTACAATTCTCCCTGCACATGAAGCAGAGCGTCACAGCTAAGCAATTT
Coding sequences within:
- the zgc:162816 gene encoding D-serine dehydratase encodes the protein MEGQAISTLCTPALVVDLDKVKKNAQRMIERCQKMGVQLRPHMKTHKTLECADIMTGGSRRCIVVSTLAEACFYADHGFDDILYAYCLPFDKVERCALLSERLDLFQVLLDHPDALQQLKKRPLKDGRLWHVWLKIDCGNGRAGVLHSEPEALRLAQAIAGMEGVELTGVYAHCGNSYNCRGVEQIQAVAQETTTLTLQFMEKLKAFGIICKSSIGSTPSCSHPVKDMEQLSEVHPGNYVFYDTQQSVIGSCSLGDVAVRVLTRVIGHCPHRNQLLIDCGWTGISLDGAGKLPTGYAMIEGHPNLKLLSMTQEHGRVEPISGPLDYSKYPLGSMLMLIPYHSCASAVMHPVYHVHSEGRLLGKWTPTRGW